In Gopherus evgoodei ecotype Sinaloan lineage chromosome 10, rGopEvg1_v1.p, whole genome shotgun sequence, a single window of DNA contains:
- the FAM81A gene encoding protein FAM81A, whose protein sequence is MAQRSPIFPTLAPTERRIRNIPLHSQALTAVPLASASLVDQLEDRILSHEKTTAALVEHAFRIKEDIVSTLHRMQNKGGGDRLARQLLEEHIRNITAIVRQLNRDIEMLQEQIRVRDNLSYGTNSTLKSLEMRQLSGLGDLRGRVARCDAGLARLSAEHKITYERLQSLSKDQQASKMILESKVKEAEIQISYLLSRVEQSIMQQEAKLKITYKESNQQLHLLDVKLKGAVEELSSQILSARSWLEQEHERIEKELLQKIDQISLALKEKTAMSERAIEMRFSQMSEKLDKIEEIQNITVEEHGTKQAEEKINIRISKLQMEINEDIKEMKAEVNAGFAAIYESIGSLREILEAKMKLDRDELQKQIHQMKQEVPT, encoded by the exons atggcACAGCGAAGCCCAATCTTTCCGACACTTGCCCCTACTGAAAG ACGGATTCGAAATATACCACTACACAGCCAAGCTTTGACTGCGGTCCCATTAGCATCTGCAAGTCTCGTGGATCAGCTAGAAGACAGAATTCTAAGCCATGAGAAAACAACTGCTGCCCTTGTGGAACACGCTTTTCGCATTAAGGAGGACATTGTTTCCACTTTGCATAGAATGCAGAACAAAGGGGGAGGAGATCGGTTGGCTAGGCAACTCTTAGAAGAACACATCCGAAACATAACGGCAATAGTGAGGCAGCTTAACCGGGACATTGAG ATGCTGCAGGAACAGATACGTGTCAGGGATAACCTCAGTTATGGAACTAATTCTACTTTAAAGAGCCTGGAAATGCGGCAGTTGTCTGGTTTGGGAGATCTTCGGGGGAGAGTTGCAAG GTGCGATGCCGGTTTAGCCAGATTGTCTGCAGAGCACAAAATTACGTATGAAAGACTTCAAAGCCTAAGCAAAGACCAACAAGCTTCTAAAATGATCTTGGAATCTAAAGTCAAAGAGGCAGAAATACAG ATTTCTTACCTTCTGAGCAGAGTAGAGCAGTCAATAATGCAACAAGAAGCAAAACTGAAGATTACCTACAAAGAGAGCAACCAACAGCTCCACCTTCTGGATGTTAA ATTAAAAGGTGCGGTAGAGGAACTCAGCAGCCAGATATTGTCTGCCCGCAGCTGGTTGGAACAGGAACATGAACGGATTGAAAAAGAGCTTTTACAGAAAATTGATCAGATTTCCTTGGCCCTTAAGGAAAAGACA GCAATGAGTGAAAGGGCCATAGAGATGAGATTCAGCCAGATGTCAGAGAAACTTGATAAAATAgaagaaatacaaaatataacCGTGGAAGAACATGGAACAAAACAAGCTGAAGAGAAGATAAATATTCGAATCAGCAAGCTTCAGATGGAGATTAATGAAGATATAAAAGAAATGAAAGCTGAAGTTAATGCTG GGTTTGCGGCTATCTATGAGAGCATTGGGTCCCTACGGGAAATTCTAGAAGCCAAAATGAAACTTGACAGGGATGAGCTACAGAAGCAGATTCACCAAATGAAACAGGAAGTTCCAACATAG